One Rhinolophus ferrumequinum isolate MPI-CBG mRhiFer1 chromosome 10, mRhiFer1_v1.p, whole genome shotgun sequence genomic window, aacacacacaccagTATAAACAGAATGAACAATCAGAACTATACCTAAAAGCACCAAAACAACAACTtgcaatttattgagcactgactgtaTCACAGGCATTTAACCCatgtaatctcatttaattttcactcaACCCAAAGAGGTTGGTACAATTATTATCTTCATCtcagagaggaggaaagtgagtCTTAGAAACACGAAGTAACTCGTCAAAGGTTGTGAGCTTGAAAATTCAGACTCAAAATTCGAACCTAAGGTATTTATTTGGCTCCAAACTCTGTGAATGTCATTACTACCTGCATCTGTGAGGTAAGGGTAAACACGCCACATAGATGTGAGGTTTTATTATTCCTACtgcaataattagaaaaaatatttcaacgtGTCAGTGGACAAATAGCTACATGCGAATAACATGTCCTTCCCAAGCCAATACTTAAAATTGTTCAGaaatcatgtttttttccttctcataagCAGGTAGAAACCAGagttaaatttaattaaataaattcaaagtgtgtgtttaaaaaatttaatttatttaaataaaaataagatttaaaatacattaattttaaataaatacattgaattaaataaaaaatgtgaacagCTCAGCATTGTCTACGGTAAGACAGTGTTCTGTTTGTAGTGTATTGTTTGTAGATCCTATCAAAGCCTTCTGTGTTCTCCCCTGAAGTGATTAAAAAAGTAACAGATGAAACAGAAGTTTGCCATGGTGTGAGATTTGGGGAATAAACTCATTTCTCCAGCCAATGATGAAGGTGGTCATTAGCTTCTGAAGCTGGCCTACGAAATGAAACTAGTTAGTGGAGTACTAAAGGACTGGTATTGGGGGGTGCGATGGTGGAGAAAGAGACACAGGTTATCAGACCCCTGTGTGTGTCGAGGGGGTCGGAGGACACTGCTTTAAGTAAGACAATATTCTGAGTCATCTTGGTTTTGTAAGCTTTTAAACTGTGGAGTGACTGACGGGGCAGAAAGGTGTGTCCAAGCTAAGGCCGAAGGGAAGCTACACACCCCCTGGTGAGAAGACCGAGGAGAGGCTCTGAGTCAGGGGGCCAATTACCGGAAATTGAGCTCCAGCGATGTCGCGGAGATGTCAGACAGGTGGTCCCCTTCCAGCCCACTCCCAGCCACGCCAGAGTTTAGCCAGGCCGATCGAGTCCGCCGTTTCTTCTTCTCCTGCTCCTTTCGTTTCCCAggcttgcctttctttttcttgcctggtgTCTTCAGTGGCTGCTCTTTGTATGGCTCTACCTTGTTGGTTTCCTGAGTTAGGTATCTGCCCTCATCATCAGACCCAAATCGGACAGGGTGGTTCTTGGTGTTGGGAGCAGGCTTGGAGTTGGGGGAAACCTCCGAGGTAGTTCTGATTTCAGCTGTGTGAATTTCTGCGATCAGGTGGTGAAGGAAGAATCGTCGCCGTAAGTCTTGGATGGACTTCCCCTTGTCATGGAGGAGCTGATGTTCAGACACAGCTCTTTtgctttaagggaaaaaatagc contains:
- the PTHLH gene encoding parathyroid hormone-related protein produces the protein MLRRLVQQWSVAVFLLSYSVPSCGRSVEELGRRLKRAVSEHQLLHDKGKSIQDLRRRFFLHHLIAEIHTAEIRTTSEVSPNSKPAPNTKNHPVRFGSDDEGRYLTQETNKVEPYKEQPLKTPGKKKKGKPGKRKEQEKKKRRTRSAWLNSGVAGSGLEGDHLSDISATSLELNFRKH